From a single Kitasatospora sp. NBC_00458 genomic region:
- a CDS encoding SRPBCC family protein, producing the protein MSTQNIDTTAPVIVRLATTVDAPAATLWAVHTDVEAWPQWNPDVESVRRDGPLDGPGASFTWRTHGLEITSTVRELVPGARIVWGGPANGIEGVHVWAFDETGDGRVTVRTEESWSGAPVAAMPEVMEQALRESLERWLGHLKAEAERRAGGTAH; encoded by the coding sequence GTGTCCACCCAGAACATCGACACCACCGCCCCCGTCATCGTCCGCCTCGCCACCACCGTCGACGCCCCGGCGGCCACCCTCTGGGCCGTCCACACCGACGTCGAGGCCTGGCCGCAGTGGAACCCGGACGTCGAGTCGGTCCGCCGGGACGGCCCGCTGGACGGACCCGGAGCCTCCTTCACCTGGCGGACCCACGGCCTGGAGATCACCTCCACGGTCCGGGAGCTCGTCCCCGGCGCGCGGATCGTCTGGGGCGGCCCGGCCAACGGCATCGAGGGAGTCCACGTCTGGGCGTTCGACGAGACCGGGGACGGCCGGGTGACCGTCCGGACCGAGGAGTCCTGGAGCGGCGCGCCCGTCGCCGCCATGCCGGAGGTGATGGAGCAGGCGCTGCGGGAGTCCCTGGAGCGCTGGCTCGGCCACCTCAAGGCCGAG
- a CDS encoding ABC transporter permease, with amino-acid sequence MSHNTVATADAADPADPPGRGDAPRAGERPVPGGPATEAVPAGAATAAAPAHPAAARTSRRAAVAPLARRLGFALAVTTLALLVLAALVPGLLSSASPVETHPAEALTPPGAEHWFGTDQLGRDLFTRVLHGARPSLLLGLGATVFAVAGGTALGLAAALGGRWADQALMRLADILLALPPILLALLAVTILGTGSLNVMLAIAIAFVPGYARIVRAETLVVRRSGYVEAAVGLGLPRPLLIARHVLPNAVGPMLVLAAVGFGTALIAASGLSFLGLGPQPPSPEWGAMLSQGRRFLATAWWIGVFPGAAITTAALVVNVLGRRAQARFTRRTEA; translated from the coding sequence CCCCGCGCGGGGGAGCGGCCGGTCCCCGGGGGCCCGGCCACCGAGGCCGTCCCGGCCGGAGCGGCCACCGCGGCCGCCCCGGCGCACCCCGCGGCCGCCCGCACCTCCCGGCGGGCCGCCGTCGCGCCGCTCGCCCGCCGGCTCGGCTTCGCGCTCGCCGTCACCACGCTCGCCCTACTGGTGCTCGCGGCCCTCGTTCCCGGCCTGCTCAGCTCCGCCTCGCCGGTGGAGACCCACCCGGCGGAGGCGCTCACCCCGCCGGGCGCCGAGCACTGGTTCGGCACCGACCAGCTCGGCCGCGACCTGTTCACCCGCGTCCTCCACGGGGCCCGGCCGTCCCTGCTGCTGGGCCTCGGCGCCACCGTCTTCGCGGTGGCCGGCGGCACCGCCCTCGGCCTCGCCGCCGCGCTCGGCGGACGCTGGGCCGACCAGGCCCTGATGCGGCTCGCGGACATCCTGCTCGCGCTCCCGCCGATCCTGCTCGCCCTGCTCGCCGTGACCATCCTCGGCACCGGCTCGCTCAACGTCATGCTCGCCATCGCGATCGCCTTCGTCCCCGGGTACGCGCGCATCGTCCGCGCCGAGACACTGGTCGTCCGCCGCTCCGGGTACGTGGAGGCGGCGGTCGGACTCGGCCTGCCGCGCCCGCTGCTGATCGCCCGGCACGTCCTGCCCAACGCCGTCGGCCCGATGCTGGTCCTCGCCGCCGTCGGCTTCGGCACCGCGCTGATCGCCGCCTCCGGGCTCAGCTTCCTCGGCCTCGGCCCGCAGCCGCCCAGCCCCGAGTGGGGCGCGATGCTCTCCCAGGGGCGCCGCTTCCTGGCGACCGCCTGGTGGATCGGCGTGTTCCCGGGCGCCGCCATCACCACGGCCGCGCTCGTCGTCAACGTCCTCGGCCGCCGCGCCCAGGCCCGCTTCACCCGGAGGACCGAGGCATGA
- a CDS encoding MFS transporter gives MPQGTPGVRQAPGRPGAGLAALAGAQFVVILSTSIVNVALPRIRDGVGLDDDGASWVVNAYGLAFGALLLAGGRLADLRGRRRVLLAGLALFAAASAAAGLAPTGAVLITARTVQGLAAAAVAPAALALVMDLFPPGPGRGRALGVWGAVSGAGGAAGVLLGGVLTQALGWPWTFHATAVGALLVLAATAVLVPGAPAPDAEARERGRGGLDVLGAGTAALGLTALVWALTAARRAGWTDPPVLGALTAAAALLGLFLLVERRHPSPLLPPRLLRTGRVAAGNLLMALLGSVWIALFYLLPLYQQQVLGDGPLAAGLGQLPLAAANMLGSALGPRAARRFGTAPVLAAALLTEAAGLLWLSGIAADGSYPTDVLGPAVAVGLGLGAAFSLLTGVAVAGVPAADSGLAGGLVNTTRQVGGAVGLAVLGTLAAAVTAGREDRLPPLEALTAGYRAAFLGGAVVLAAAAALALLLLRRPAPAEAVPPESAGAESASAEPVTAQPGPR, from the coding sequence ATGCCGCAGGGAACCCCGGGCGTCCGGCAGGCCCCGGGCCGACCGGGCGCCGGCCTGGCGGCGCTCGCCGGGGCGCAGTTCGTCGTGATCCTCAGCACCTCGATCGTCAACGTCGCCCTCCCGCGCATCCGGGACGGCGTCGGCCTCGACGACGACGGCGCGTCCTGGGTCGTGAACGCCTACGGCCTCGCCTTCGGGGCACTCCTGCTGGCCGGCGGACGCCTCGCCGACCTCCGGGGACGGCGGCGCGTCCTGCTCGCGGGGCTGGCCCTGTTCGCCGCCGCCTCGGCAGCGGCCGGGCTGGCGCCGACCGGGGCGGTGCTGATCACCGCCCGGACCGTGCAGGGCCTGGCCGCCGCGGCCGTCGCCCCCGCCGCGCTCGCCCTGGTGATGGACCTCTTCCCGCCCGGCCCCGGGCGCGGCCGGGCCCTCGGGGTGTGGGGTGCGGTCTCCGGCGCCGGCGGCGCCGCCGGAGTCCTGCTCGGCGGCGTGCTGACCCAGGCGCTCGGCTGGCCGTGGACCTTCCACGCCACGGCGGTCGGCGCCCTGCTCGTCCTCGCCGCGACCGCCGTCCTGGTCCCGGGCGCACCGGCGCCGGACGCCGAAGCGCGGGAACGGGGGAGGGGCGGCCTCGACGTCCTCGGCGCGGGCACCGCCGCCCTCGGCCTGACCGCCCTGGTCTGGGCACTGACGGCCGCCCGCCGGGCCGGCTGGACCGACCCCCCGGTGCTCGGCGCCCTGACCGCGGCCGCCGCGCTGCTCGGGCTCTTCCTCCTGGTCGAGCGCCGCCACCCGAGCCCGCTGCTGCCGCCACGCCTCCTCCGGACCGGCCGGGTCGCCGCCGGGAACCTGCTGATGGCCCTGCTCGGTTCGGTCTGGATCGCGCTGTTCTACCTCCTGCCGCTGTACCAACAGCAGGTCCTCGGGGACGGCCCGCTGGCCGCCGGGCTCGGCCAGCTCCCGCTCGCCGCAGCCAACATGCTCGGCTCGGCCCTGGGCCCCCGGGCGGCCCGCCGGTTCGGCACCGCCCCGGTGCTGGCCGCCGCACTGCTCACCGAGGCGGCCGGGCTGCTCTGGCTCTCCGGGATCGCCGCCGACGGCAGCTACCCGACCGACGTGCTCGGCCCCGCCGTCGCCGTCGGCCTCGGTCTCGGCGCCGCGTTCTCCCTCCTGACCGGCGTCGCCGTCGCCGGGGTCCCGGCGGCCGACTCCGGGCTGGCCGGCGGCCTGGTGAACACCACCAGGCAGGTCGGCGGCGCGGTCGGCCTGGCGGTCCTCGGGACCCTCGCGGCCGCTGTCACCGCGGGCCGGGAGGACCGGCTGCCCCCTCTGGAGGCCCTCACCGCCGGCTACCGGGCCGCCTTCCTGGGCGGCGCGGTCGTCCTCGCCGCGGCGGCGGCCCTCGCACTCCTGCTGCTCCGAAGGCCCGCCCCGGCGGAAGCCGTTCCGCCGGAGTCCGCCGGGGCGGAGTCCGCGTCGGCGGAGCCGGTCACGGCGCAGCCCGGCCCGCGCTGA
- a CDS encoding ABC transporter ATP-binding protein gives MTPAQAPKPTPTRTPTRTPAPAPTPAPTPAPIVKQPPAQAPLLTVDGLDVRFGPVHAVRDVSFTLDRGECLAVVGESGSGKSVTARTLVGLTASGPGGRVPAAVTARRLAFDGRDLATLTEAEWRGVRGRRIGLVLQDALVSLDPLRTVGAEVAEPLRVHRLAGREEIPARVRALLERAGIPEPGRRAAQYAHQLSGGLRQRALIASALAGEPDLLIADEPTTALDVTVQAQVLDLLDGLREQGTALLLISHDLSVVARLADRVAVMFGGRIVETGPTERLLADPRHPYTRALLDAVPGARTRGTRLAPAPLRQVAPDPDGCPYAARCAAADATCRSVLPPVDSLGARCWHPGSAALTVREPVALTGGPSSSDAGLLLEVDRIGKSFAGRPVVQEVSFHLHPGETLGLVGESGSGKTTAARIVLGLERPDTGTVRLAGRPWSELPERRRRADRLRIQAVQQDPLGSFDPRFTVERVIAEAAARAGVPRGARRRQRVTELLDQVGLPAALLDRRPTELSGGQRQRVAIARALAPAPTLLVCDEPVSALDLSVQAQILDLLADLRRDLGLALLFISHDLGVVQHLADRVAVMKDGRLVETAPVERLFDRPADPYTRRLLDATNLVEARR, from the coding sequence ATGACGCCCGCGCAGGCCCCGAAGCCGACTCCGACCCGGACTCCGACCCGGACGCCGGCCCCGGCTCCAACCCCGGCCCCGACCCCGGCCCCGATCGTGAAGCAGCCCCCGGCGCAGGCGCCCCTGCTGACCGTCGACGGGCTCGACGTCCGGTTCGGCCCGGTGCACGCCGTGCGGGACGTCTCGTTCACCCTCGACCGCGGCGAGTGCCTGGCCGTCGTCGGCGAGTCCGGCTCCGGCAAGAGCGTCACCGCCCGCACCCTGGTCGGCCTCACCGCATCCGGCCCCGGCGGCCGCGTGCCCGCCGCCGTCACCGCCCGTCGGCTCGCCTTCGACGGCCGCGACCTCGCCACCCTCACCGAGGCCGAGTGGCGCGGGGTGCGCGGCCGCCGGATCGGCCTCGTCCTCCAGGACGCCCTGGTGTCGCTCGACCCGCTGCGCACCGTCGGCGCCGAGGTCGCCGAGCCGCTGCGGGTGCACCGCCTGGCCGGCCGCGAGGAGATCCCGGCCCGGGTCCGCGCACTCCTCGAACGCGCCGGGATCCCCGAGCCCGGACGCCGCGCCGCCCAGTACGCCCACCAGCTCTCCGGCGGCCTGCGCCAGCGCGCCCTGATCGCCTCCGCGCTCGCCGGCGAACCCGACCTGCTGATCGCCGACGAGCCCACCACCGCCCTCGACGTCACCGTCCAGGCCCAGGTGCTCGACCTGCTCGACGGCCTCCGGGAACAGGGCACCGCCCTGCTGCTGATCAGCCACGACCTGTCGGTGGTCGCCCGGCTCGCCGACCGGGTGGCCGTCATGTTCGGCGGCCGGATCGTCGAGACCGGCCCCACCGAACGGCTGCTCGCCGACCCCCGCCACCCCTACACCCGGGCCCTCCTCGACGCCGTCCCCGGCGCCCGCACCCGCGGCACCCGGCTCGCGCCCGCCCCCCTGCGGCAGGTCGCCCCCGACCCCGACGGCTGCCCGTACGCGGCCCGCTGCGCCGCCGCCGACGCGACCTGCCGGAGCGTCCTCCCCCCGGTGGACTCGCTCGGAGCCCGCTGCTGGCACCCCGGGTCGGCGGCGCTCACCGTCCGCGAACCGGTCGCCCTCACCGGGGGCCCGTCCTCCTCCGACGCGGGGCTGCTCCTTGAGGTCGACCGGATCGGCAAGTCCTTCGCCGGCCGCCCCGTGGTCCAGGAGGTCTCGTTCCACCTCCACCCCGGGGAGACGCTCGGCCTGGTCGGCGAGTCCGGCTCCGGCAAGACCACCGCCGCCCGGATCGTCCTCGGCCTGGAACGCCCCGACACCGGCACCGTCCGCCTCGCCGGCCGGCCGTGGAGCGAGCTGCCCGAACGCCGCCGCCGCGCCGACCGCCTCCGGATCCAGGCCGTCCAGCAGGACCCGCTCGGCTCCTTCGACCCGCGCTTCACCGTGGAGCGCGTCATCGCGGAGGCCGCCGCCCGCGCCGGTGTGCCGCGCGGCGCCCGGCGGCGGCAGCGGGTCACCGAACTGCTCGACCAGGTCGGCCTCCCCGCCGCCCTCCTCGACCGCCGCCCGACCGAGCTCTCCGGCGGCCAGCGCCAGCGCGTCGCCATCGCCCGGGCACTGGCCCCGGCACCCACCCTGCTGGTCTGCGACGAGCCGGTCTCCGCACTGGACCTCTCCGTCCAGGCGCAGATCCTCGACCTGCTGGCCGACCTGCGCCGGGACCTCGGCCTCGCGCTGCTCTTCATCTCGCACGACCTCGGCGTCGTCCAGCACCTCGCCGACCGGGTCGCCGTCATGAAGGACGGCCGGCTCGTCGAGACCGCGCCCGTCGAGCGGCTCTTCGACCGCCCCGCCGACCCCTACACCCGCCGACTCCTGGACGCCACCAACCTCGTGGAGGCACGCCGATGA
- a CDS encoding metallophosphoesterase family protein: MTGALLATSDLHVGYAENQAVVDRLRPGSDDDWLIVAGDVSERFEDIARVLRVLSERFAKVVWAPGNHELWTPPDDPVQLRGDARYRALVDLCRGLGVSTPEDPYPVWTGPGGPVAVAPLFLLYDYTFRPRGTTTKAAALAAAHAAGVVCTDEYLLHPDPYPDRDSWCRARLAVTEARLAALDPAVRTVLVNHFPLRRDPTYVLRHPEFALWCGTEHTADWHRRFNAAAVVYGHLHIPRTTRTDGVPFHEVSLGYPREWAPRGAPTPLRRILPAAPAATVLPAPAAAARPAPRFAVRL, translated from the coding sequence ATGACCGGGGCCCTGCTCGCCACCAGCGACCTGCACGTCGGCTACGCCGAGAACCAGGCCGTCGTCGACCGCCTGCGCCCGGGCTCCGACGACGACTGGCTGATCGTCGCGGGCGACGTCTCCGAACGCTTCGAGGACATCGCCCGCGTCCTGCGGGTGCTGAGCGAACGCTTCGCCAAGGTCGTCTGGGCGCCCGGCAACCACGAACTCTGGACCCCGCCCGACGACCCGGTCCAACTCCGCGGCGACGCCCGCTACCGGGCCCTCGTCGACCTCTGCCGCGGCCTCGGCGTCTCGACCCCCGAGGACCCGTACCCCGTCTGGACCGGCCCCGGCGGCCCGGTCGCCGTCGCCCCGCTCTTCCTCCTGTACGACTACACCTTCCGCCCGCGCGGCACCACCACCAAGGCCGCCGCCCTCGCCGCCGCCCACGCCGCCGGCGTGGTGTGCACCGACGAGTACCTGCTCCACCCCGACCCCTACCCCGACCGCGACAGCTGGTGCCGCGCCCGGCTCGCCGTCACCGAGGCCCGCCTCGCCGCCCTCGACCCCGCCGTGCGGACGGTCCTCGTCAACCACTTCCCGCTCCGCCGCGACCCCACCTACGTGCTCCGCCACCCCGAGTTCGCCCTCTGGTGCGGCACCGAGCACACCGCCGACTGGCACCGCCGCTTCAACGCGGCGGCCGTCGTCTACGGGCACCTCCACATCCCCCGCACCACCCGCACCGACGGCGTCCCGTTCCACGAGGTCTCCCTCGGCTATCCGCGCGAATGGGCCCCGCGCGGCGCCCCGACCCCGCTCCGCCGCATCCTCCCCGCAGCCCCGGCCGCCACCGTCCTCCCCGCCCCGGCCGCCGCCGCCCGCCCCGCCCCCCGCTTCGCCGTCCGCCTGTAG
- a CDS encoding TetR/AcrR family transcriptional regulator — protein MKTERPRQLSTAEERRETVLRTAIGAFAARGYFGTTTTEVAKAAGISQAYVYRLFPSKEALFVAVVEHCFVRVRGSLERGAAEAGGSAPEVVLAAMGDAYAKLITDNDLMLVQLHAQAAAVSEPAVREAVRQGYARTVEYVRGASGGDDQQVQGFFATGMLCHLLVSIGADAVDAPWTRTLAAGITHY, from the coding sequence ATGAAGACGGAACGGCCCCGCCAGTTGTCCACCGCCGAGGAGCGTCGCGAGACGGTGCTGCGCACCGCCATCGGGGCCTTCGCCGCGCGGGGGTACTTCGGCACCACCACCACGGAGGTGGCGAAGGCCGCGGGCATCTCGCAGGCCTACGTGTACCGGCTCTTCCCCAGCAAGGAGGCCCTGTTCGTGGCGGTGGTGGAGCACTGCTTCGTCCGCGTGCGGGGCAGTCTGGAGCGGGGTGCGGCGGAGGCCGGGGGGAGTGCGCCCGAGGTGGTGCTCGCCGCCATGGGGGACGCCTACGCCAAGCTGATCACCGACAACGACCTGATGCTGGTCCAGCTGCACGCCCAGGCGGCGGCGGTCTCCGAGCCGGCCGTCCGGGAGGCGGTCCGGCAGGGGTACGCCCGGACGGTGGAGTACGTGCGCGGCGCCTCCGGCGGGGACGACCAGCAGGTCCAGGGCTTCTTCGCCACGGGGATGCTCTGCCACCTGCTGGTCTCGATCGGTGCGGACGCCGTGGACGCGCCGTGGACGCGGACCCTCGCGGCCGGCATCACCCACTACTGA